The window CCGGCCCCGGCGATAGTTCTGGACGATGGCCCGGGCGATCCCGATGGGATCCAGGCCCCAGTGGGAATAGAAGCGACGATCTTCGGTGGCGATCACGGCATCGCGCAGCGTCGCCGGGATCTGGGCGAGGGGAACGAAGATCCGCCGCTCGGCATGCAGTTCGGTGAGGAGGTCGTCGTTGTCGTCGTAGATGCGGGTGCCCAGGACGGGCTGGAAGTTCTCGAGAGCGGTCACCGGAGGCAGAGAGCGTGGCAGGATCATGAAGGCCCACAGCGCAGCGGCGGCCAGGCCGGCACCGAACAGCAGGGTCAGCACACCGACCGCCAGGAGGAACCGCCGCAGCCACCGCCGGGCCCCGCGCACCGTGCCGCCGTTCTGGGCGGCCTGCCCCTTCAACCTGAACCACGACATGCGGCCTCCATTATACCGACAGGTCCCGTCCGGGATGCCTCTTGAGACCGCGACCTCCACCCGGCGCGATGCGATAATGCGCTCTGCTCATGCGGAGTTCGGGACTGCTGGGGGATCTGGAGGCTCGGGGGCTCGTCGCCGACGCCACCGGGCGGGATGAGCTGCAGGCGCACCTCGCGCCGGGCTCGCGCGTCGTCTACTGCGGCTTCGATCCGACCGCCGACAGCCTGCACATCGGCAGCCTGCTGCCGCTGCTGGCCCTGCGGCGGTTCCAGCGGGCCGGCCACCGCCCCATCGTGCTCATCGGCGGCGGCACCGGCCTCATCGGGGACCCGAGCGGCAAGGCGGCCGAGCGTCCGCTGAACGACGCCGAGCAGGTTGCGGCCTGGGCCGAGCGGCTCAAGCGACAGGTGGCTCGGTTCCTTGACTTCGGCGCGGGTGCGGCCGGCGCCAAGCTCCTGGACAATTTCGCCTGGCTGTCCCGGCTGGACGTGATCACCTTCCTGCGCGACGTGGGCAAGGAGTTCCCGGTCGGCGCCATGCTGGGCAAGGAGTCGGTCCGGTCGCGGATGGGGCGCGCCGACGTCGGCCTGTCCTACACGGAGTTCAGCTATCAGATCCTCCAGTCGTACGACTTTCTCGAGCTGTGGCGGACCGAGGGCTGCACCGTGCAGATCGGGGGGGCCGATCAGTGGGGGAACATCACGGCCGGCATCGAGCTCATCCGGCGCAAGACGGCAGGGGCCGCGTTCGGATTGACGCTGCCCCTGGCGACGAAGAGCGATGGCGGTAAGTTCGGCAAGACCGAGGCGGGGACGGTCTGGCTGGACGCCGCCAAGACCTCGGCGTACGAGATGTACCAGTTCTGGTTCAACGCCGCGGACGCCGATGTGGGCCGCTTCCTCAAGTACTTCACGTTCCTCTCTCTCGAGGAGATCGCCGACCTGGCGGAGGCGACGGTCCGGGCGCCCGAGAAGCGTGCGGCCCAGCGGGCGCTCGCTCGTGAGGTGACACGCCTCATTCACGGGGACGAGGGTGTGCGGGAGGCCGAGTCCATCTCCGAGGCGCTGTTCAGCGGCGATGTCGCCAGCCTGACCGAGCCGCAGCTGATTCACGCCTTCCGGGAGGTGCCGACGACCCGGCTGTCGGGCCCGGCCGGGTTGACCTTGACCGACGTGCTCGTGCGCACCGGGCTGGCCCCCTCCAGGCGAGCGGGCCGTGAGCTTCTGGCCAGCGGCGCCGTCCTGGTGAACGGCCGCCGGGTCACCGACCCTGCCGAGGGGGTCTCCCGCGACCGGGCCCTCCACCAGCGATATCTGCTGCTCCGGAAGGGGAAACGGACGTACCACCTGGTCATCCTGGAGGACGGGACGTGAACTCGACCGGGTGATGGGCCCTGTCAGGCACTGAGAGCTTGACATGGCGCTTGGCCATGCGTATAGTGGCTTTTCGCTCGAAGTTGAGCATGGGTTTAGCGGTACATCCGGTCACCTTCCAAGCTGACCGTAGGGCTCTTTGAAAGTCGCATATGCTATCGGCTCACCGAAGAGGTGTGAGCACCATCCGTTCTATCGAGTACCTTGCGCTCGGCCGAGTGACTGC of the Candidatus Methylomirabilota bacterium genome contains:
- the tyrS gene encoding tyrosine--tRNA ligase, whose product is MRSSGLLGDLEARGLVADATGRDELQAHLAPGSRVVYCGFDPTADSLHIGSLLPLLALRRFQRAGHRPIVLIGGGTGLIGDPSGKAAERPLNDAEQVAAWAERLKRQVARFLDFGAGAAGAKLLDNFAWLSRLDVITFLRDVGKEFPVGAMLGKESVRSRMGRADVGLSYTEFSYQILQSYDFLELWRTEGCTVQIGGADQWGNITAGIELIRRKTAGAAFGLTLPLATKSDGGKFGKTEAGTVWLDAAKTSAYEMYQFWFNAADADVGRFLKYFTFLSLEEIADLAEATVRAPEKRAAQRALAREVTRLIHGDEGVREAESISEALFSGDVASLTEPQLIHAFREVPTTRLSGPAGLTLTDVLVRTGLAPSRRAGRELLASGAVLVNGRRVTDPAEGVSRDRALHQRYLLLRKGKRTYHLVILEDGT